One stretch of Saccharopolyspora erythraea DNA includes these proteins:
- a CDS encoding ABC transporter permease: MTHAAAVSGSRRVLRRLIRHRTGVVGLVLCAALVLAAVAVPLIAPTDPAAVDFDRVLQQPSASSWLGTDELGRDQLSRVLHGIRASLTVGVLSVLLALVVSVPLGLVAGYYRGVVDSVVSRITDTLLAFPFLVLAVGLAAVLGASLLNAAIAIGVSQVPNLIRVVRGETLRLSNEAYVDAAVAAGARGGAVLFGHVLPNAVNALLIQITVAIPAAVIGEALLSFLGLGVQPPSPSLGVMLSAAQTYFAQAPWLVVFPGLAVVLATLGFNLLGDGLRDALDPKGNR; the protein is encoded by the coding sequence GTGACGCATGCGGCCGCCGTCAGCGGCTCCCGCCGGGTGCTGCGACGCCTGATCCGCCACCGGACCGGAGTCGTCGGTCTGGTGCTCTGCGCCGCGCTGGTGCTCGCGGCGGTCGCGGTGCCGCTGATCGCGCCGACCGACCCGGCGGCGGTCGACTTCGACCGGGTGTTGCAGCAGCCTTCGGCGTCGTCCTGGCTCGGCACCGACGAGCTCGGCCGCGACCAGCTCTCCCGTGTCCTGCACGGCATCCGCGCCTCGCTGACGGTCGGGGTGCTCTCGGTGCTGCTCGCGCTCGTGGTCTCCGTGCCGCTCGGGTTGGTGGCCGGGTACTACCGCGGCGTCGTCGACTCCGTCGTCTCGCGGATCACCGACACGCTGCTGGCCTTCCCGTTCCTGGTGCTCGCCGTCGGTCTGGCGGCGGTCCTCGGCGCGTCGCTGCTCAACGCCGCCATCGCCATCGGCGTGTCCCAGGTGCCCAACCTCATCCGCGTCGTGCGCGGCGAGACCCTGCGCCTGTCCAACGAGGCGTACGTCGACGCCGCGGTCGCGGCCGGCGCCCGCGGCGGTGCGGTGCTGTTCGGCCACGTCCTGCCGAACGCGGTGAACGCGTTGCTGATCCAGATCACCGTCGCGATCCCGGCGGCCGTCATCGGCGAGGCGCTGCTGTCGTTCCTCGGGCTCGGTGTGCAGCCGCCGTCGCCGTCGCTCGGGGTGATGCTCTCGGCGGCCCAGACCTACTTCGCCCAGGCGCCGTGGCTGGTGGTCTTCCCCGGCCTGGCGGTGGTGCTGGCGACACTCGGCTTCAACCTGCTCGGCGACGGCCTGCGCGACGCCCTGGACCCGAAGGGGAACCGATGA
- a CDS encoding ABC transporter ATP-binding protein encodes MTVLAFSGLSVRFRTESGTTDAVRGVEFAVEPGEVLAVVGESGSGKSVTAMAALGLLPPNAEVTGSILVDGAEVVGRTPRELRRIRGGELAMIFQEPMTSLNPVFTIGWQIAEAVRMHTDLSRTSARARAVELLEAVGIPEPRRRMRHYPHQLSGGQRQRVMIAMALACEPKVLIADEPTTALDVTVQAGILALLRDLRDRLGMTILLITHDMGVVADLADRVVVMYRGEVVEQAPVDELFAEPGHEYTRTLLSAVPRLDEKPDPAAEPAEAPVLEVHDLAMAYGGHRVVDGVSLRIGRGETLGLVGESGSGKSTVGRCVTRLAEPVSGRVVLNGQDITHLPPRRLRPLRRKLGIVFQDPGSSLDPRMSIGDSVAEPLRLHRAARGRALERRVAGLLEAVELSPGMRGRHPHELSGGQRQRVSIARALALDPELLVADEPTSALDVSVQDAVLELLLDLQRKLGFGCLFISHDLAVVNLLASRVAVMHRGTIVEAGETARVLGEPEHPYTRRLLDAAPIPDPVRQRERRLASRA; translated from the coding sequence ATGACGGTGCTGGCGTTCTCCGGCCTTTCGGTGCGCTTCCGCACCGAGAGCGGTACGACCGACGCCGTCCGGGGCGTGGAGTTCGCGGTCGAGCCCGGCGAGGTCCTGGCGGTGGTGGGCGAATCCGGATCGGGCAAGAGCGTGACCGCGATGGCGGCCCTCGGTCTGCTGCCACCCAACGCCGAGGTGACCGGCAGCATCCTGGTCGACGGCGCGGAAGTCGTCGGCCGCACCCCGCGCGAGCTGCGCCGCATCCGGGGCGGTGAACTGGCGATGATCTTCCAGGAGCCGATGACCTCGCTGAACCCCGTGTTCACCATCGGCTGGCAGATCGCCGAAGCCGTCCGGATGCACACCGACCTGTCGCGGACGAGTGCACGCGCCCGAGCCGTCGAACTGCTCGAGGCCGTCGGCATCCCCGAACCGCGCCGCCGCATGCGCCACTACCCGCACCAGCTCTCCGGAGGGCAGCGGCAGCGGGTGATGATCGCGATGGCGCTGGCCTGCGAGCCCAAGGTGCTCATCGCCGACGAACCGACGACCGCACTCGACGTCACGGTCCAGGCCGGGATCCTGGCCCTGCTGCGCGACCTGCGCGACCGGCTCGGCATGACGATCCTGCTGATCACCCACGACATGGGCGTGGTCGCCGACCTGGCCGACCGGGTCGTGGTGATGTACCGCGGCGAGGTCGTCGAGCAGGCACCGGTCGACGAGCTGTTCGCGGAGCCCGGACACGAGTACACGCGGACGCTGCTCTCGGCCGTGCCCCGCCTCGACGAGAAGCCGGACCCGGCTGCCGAGCCCGCCGAGGCCCCGGTGCTGGAAGTCCACGACCTCGCCATGGCCTACGGCGGGCACCGGGTCGTCGACGGCGTGTCCCTGCGCATCGGGCGCGGGGAGACCCTCGGCCTGGTCGGGGAGTCCGGATCGGGCAAGTCGACCGTCGGACGCTGCGTGACCAGGCTGGCCGAACCCGTCTCGGGGCGGGTCGTGCTGAACGGCCAGGACATCACGCACCTGCCGCCGCGCCGCCTGCGTCCCCTGCGCCGCAAGCTCGGCATCGTCTTCCAGGACCCGGGGTCGTCGCTCGACCCGCGCATGAGCATCGGCGACAGCGTCGCCGAACCCCTTCGACTGCACCGCGCCGCCCGCGGTCGGGCACTGGAGCGCCGCGTCGCCGGCCTGCTCGAAGCCGTCGAACTGAGCCCGGGCATGCGCGGCCGGCACCCGCACGAGCTGTCCGGAGGCCAGCGGCAGCGGGTGAGCATCGCCCGCGCCCTGGCGTTGGACCCCGAACTGCTCGTCGCCGACGAACCCACCAGCGCCCTGGACGTCTCCGTGCAGGACGCGGTCCTCGAGCTCCTCCTCGACCTGCAGCGCAAGCTCGGCTTCGGCTGCCTGTTCATCAGCCACGACCTGGCCGTGGTCAACCTGCTGGCGAGCCGGGTCGCGGTGATGCACCGAGGCACCATCGTCGAGGCGGGCGAGACGGCGAGGGTGCTCGGCGAGCCCGAGCACCCCTACACCCGGCGCCTGCTAGACGCCGCGCCGATCCCGGACCCGGTCCGCCAGCGCGAACGCCGGCTCGCCTCCCGCGCGTGA
- the ilvD gene encoding dihydroxy-acid dehydratase has product MSTRTDGTEPSGRGLKPRSTDVTEGLERAAARGMLRAVGMQDADFAKPQIGVASSWNEITPCNLSLQRLAQASKEGVHAAGGFPMEFGTISVSDGISMGHVGMHYSLVSREVIADSVETVMEAERLDGSVLLAGCDKSLPGMLMAAARLDVAAVFVYAGSILPGRVDDREVTIIDAFEAVGACARGLISEAEVDRIERAICPGEGACGGMYTANTMACAAEAMGMSLPGSASPPSVDRRRDAGAREAGRAVVGMIERGLTARQILTKEAFENAIAVVMAFGGSTNAVLHLLAIAREAEVALTLDDFNRIGDRVPHLADVKPFGRHVMTAVDRIGGVPVVMKALLDAGLLHGDCMTVTGKTVAENLAELDPPELDGEVLHKLSSPLHPTGGLTILRGSLAPEGAVVKSAGFDSATFEGTARVFDGEQGAMDAVEDGSLKPGDVVVIRYEGPRGGPGMREMLAVTGAIKGAGLGKDVLLLTDGRFSGGTTGLCIGHVAPEATDGGPIAFVRDGDPIRLDLAGRTLDLLVDEAEIARRKEGWVPREPKFRQGVLGKYARLVRSAAEGAVCY; this is encoded by the coding sequence GTGAGCACCAGGACTGATGGCACAGAACCGTCGGGGCGTGGTCTGAAGCCCCGCAGCACTGACGTAACCGAGGGGCTCGAACGTGCTGCGGCGCGGGGGATGCTCCGGGCGGTCGGGATGCAGGACGCCGACTTCGCGAAGCCCCAGATCGGGGTGGCGTCCTCGTGGAACGAGATCACGCCCTGCAACCTGTCGTTGCAGCGGCTCGCGCAGGCGAGCAAGGAAGGTGTGCACGCGGCCGGCGGCTTCCCGATGGAGTTCGGGACGATCTCGGTCTCGGACGGGATCTCGATGGGTCACGTCGGCATGCACTACTCACTCGTCTCCCGCGAGGTCATCGCCGACTCCGTCGAGACGGTGATGGAGGCGGAGCGGCTCGACGGCTCCGTGCTGCTCGCCGGCTGCGACAAGAGCCTGCCGGGCATGCTGATGGCTGCTGCGCGCCTGGACGTCGCGGCGGTCTTCGTCTACGCCGGGTCGATCCTCCCCGGCCGGGTCGACGACCGCGAGGTCACCATCATCGACGCCTTCGAGGCGGTGGGAGCCTGCGCCCGCGGCCTGATCAGCGAGGCCGAGGTAGACCGCATCGAACGCGCCATCTGCCCGGGAGAAGGCGCCTGCGGTGGCATGTACACCGCGAACACCATGGCCTGCGCCGCTGAAGCGATGGGCATGTCGCTTCCAGGCTCGGCGAGCCCGCCTTCAGTCGACCGGCGGCGCGACGCGGGAGCCAGAGAAGCGGGACGCGCGGTGGTCGGGATGATCGAGCGCGGACTGACCGCGAGGCAGATCCTGACCAAGGAGGCGTTCGAGAACGCCATCGCCGTTGTCATGGCGTTCGGAGGCTCCACCAATGCCGTGCTGCACCTCTTGGCGATCGCGCGGGAAGCCGAGGTCGCCCTGACCCTCGACGACTTCAACCGCATCGGTGACCGAGTCCCGCACCTGGCCGACGTGAAGCCCTTCGGTCGGCACGTGATGACCGCGGTGGACCGGATCGGTGGCGTGCCGGTCGTGATGAAGGCCCTGCTCGACGCCGGGTTGCTGCACGGCGACTGCATGACGGTCACCGGGAAGACCGTGGCCGAGAACCTCGCCGAGCTGGATCCGCCGGAACTCGATGGCGAGGTCCTGCACAAGCTGTCGAGCCCGCTGCACCCGACCGGCGGACTGACGATCCTGCGCGGATCGCTCGCGCCGGAAGGTGCCGTGGTCAAGAGCGCCGGCTTCGACTCGGCGACCTTCGAGGGTACGGCGCGGGTCTTCGACGGTGAGCAGGGTGCGATGGACGCCGTCGAAGACGGCTCGTTGAAGCCCGGTGACGTGGTGGTGATCCGGTACGAAGGGCCGCGCGGTGGTCCGGGCATGCGGGAGATGCTCGCGGTCACCGGCGCCATCAAGGGCGCGGGCCTGGGCAAGGACGTCCTGCTGCTGACGGATGGCCGCTTCTCCGGCGGTACCACTGGGCTGTGCATCGGGCACGTCGCTCCGGAGGCGACCGACGGCGGGCCGATCGCGTTCGTGCGCGACGGGGACCCCATCCGGCTGGACCTCGCGGGCCGGACGCTCGACCTGCTGGTGGACGAAGCCGAGATCGCGCGTCGGAAGGAAGGCTGGGTGCCACGGGAGCCGAAGTTCCGGCAGGGCGTGCTCGGGAAGTACGCACGGCTGGTCCGCTCGGCGGCGGAGGGCGCGGTCTGCTACTGA
- a CDS encoding zinc-ribbon domain-containing protein, which translates to MANLLLHCRNCNQVCATTLNKGVTKFTLFFIPLFPVHIKHALTCTWCGATTQVPWAEADELVKQAQPQQAGPASHAPGYPQAGGHASAPGFPSAPGAPQQPPMAPPPHQQ; encoded by the coding sequence GTGGCGAACCTGCTCCTGCACTGCCGCAACTGCAACCAGGTGTGCGCGACCACGCTGAACAAGGGCGTCACCAAGTTCACCCTGTTCTTCATCCCGCTCTTCCCCGTCCACATCAAGCACGCGCTGACCTGCACGTGGTGCGGTGCCACCACGCAGGTGCCGTGGGCCGAGGCCGACGAGCTGGTCAAGCAAGCCCAGCCGCAGCAGGCAGGCCCGGCTTCCCACGCCCCCGGCTACCCGCAGGCCGGTGGACACGCGTCCGCGCCCGGGTTCCCTTCGGCTCCAGGAGCCCCGCAGCAGCCCCCGATGGCCCCGCCGCCGCACCAGCAGTAG
- a CDS encoding ribonucleotide-diphosphate reductase subunit beta — protein sequence MTADSVTGPSATGLGEIDRDAGRVDVAEKAMINSRADVNQLLPLKYGWAWDKYLAGCNNHWMPTEVSMQADIALWKSRDGLTDDERMMLKRNLGFFATAESLVANNIVLAVYRHITNPECRQYLLRQAFEEAVHTHTFQYICESLGLDEGELFNMYREIPSISDKDAWALRYTQNLENPDFETGTPEADQAFLRDLVAFYVIFEGMWFYTGFAQILSLGRRNKMVGIAEQYQYILRDESIHLNFGIDCINQIKIENPHLWTAEFQQEIRTMLTEACELEVAYGRDTMPRGILGLNADLCEEYMRFITNRRCAQLGLDPVFPDIANPFPWMSEAMDLKKEKNFFETRVIEYQSGGALDWD from the coding sequence ATGACTGCCGATTCCGTGACCGGGCCGAGTGCCACCGGGCTGGGTGAGATCGACCGCGACGCCGGCCGCGTGGACGTCGCCGAGAAGGCGATGATCAACTCGCGTGCCGACGTCAACCAGCTGCTGCCGCTGAAGTACGGCTGGGCGTGGGACAAGTACCTCGCGGGCTGCAACAACCACTGGATGCCCACCGAGGTGTCGATGCAGGCCGACATCGCGCTGTGGAAGTCCCGCGACGGCCTCACCGACGACGAGCGCATGATGCTCAAGCGCAACCTCGGCTTCTTCGCCACCGCCGAGTCGCTGGTGGCCAACAACATCGTGCTCGCGGTGTACCGGCACATCACCAACCCCGAGTGCCGCCAGTACCTGCTGCGCCAGGCGTTCGAGGAGGCCGTGCACACCCACACCTTCCAGTACATCTGCGAAAGCCTCGGCCTGGACGAGGGCGAGCTGTTCAACATGTACCGGGAGATCCCGTCGATCTCCGACAAGGACGCCTGGGCCCTGCGCTACACCCAGAACCTGGAAAACCCCGACTTCGAGACCGGCACCCCCGAAGCCGACCAGGCGTTCCTGCGCGACCTGGTCGCCTTCTACGTGATCTTCGAAGGCATGTGGTTCTACACCGGGTTCGCCCAGATCCTGTCGCTGGGCAGGCGCAACAAGATGGTCGGCATCGCCGAGCAGTACCAGTACATCCTGCGCGACGAGTCGATCCACCTGAACTTCGGCATCGACTGCATCAACCAGATCAAGATCGAGAACCCGCACCTGTGGACCGCGGAGTTCCAGCAGGAGATCCGCACGATGCTCACCGAGGCATGCGAGCTCGAGGTGGCCTACGGCCGCGACACGATGCCGCGCGGCATCCTCGGCCTCAACGCCGACCTGTGCGAGGAGTACATGCGGTTCATCACCAACCGCCGCTGCGCCCAGCTCGGCCTGGACCCGGTGTTCCCCGACATCGCCAACCCCTTCCCGTGGATGTCGGAGGCCATGGACCTGAAGAAGGAGAAGAACTTCTTCGAGACCAGGGTCATCGAGTACCAGTCCGGCGGCGCCCTCGACTGGGACTGA
- a CDS encoding ribonucleoside-diphosphate reductase subunit alpha, which produces MTETLTAPAPSSAPDWDRVSAVVRQACEGLGGVSADAVLDEVRRNSFDGISADELAIAQIMAARTMVEAEPNYSQVTARLLLDRLRREALTYLAGWPDDADQEQMRERYAPYFRDYVARGVELGQLDPELASFDLDRLGAALLPERDMSFGFLGLQTLYDRYFLHHDGTRYELPQAFFMRVAMGLALREDDREARAVEFYRLLSSFDFMCSTPTLFNSGTTRPQLSSCFLTTVDDDLHGIFHSISNNAMLSKYAGGLGNDWTPVRGIGAHIRGTNGQSQGVVPFLKIANDTAVAVNQGGKRKGAVCAYLETWHIDVEEFLDLRKNTGDDRRRTHDMNTANWVPDEFMRRVEADETWTLFSPDETPDLHDLYGTAFAERYRDYEQAAERGEIKVYRQVRAVELWRRMLTMLFETGHPWITFKDPCNLRSPQQHAGVVHSSNLCTEITLNTSRDEVAVCNLGSINLARHVTADGIDHERLERTTRTAVRMLDNVIDINFYTIPEARHSNLRHRPIGLGLMGFSDALFVQRIPVSSQAAVEFADRSMEEISYHAISASAELAAERGRYESFEGSLWSQGVLPIDSLALLEQARDGQVELDRTTTRDWSALRERVRAVGMRNSNVMAIAPTATIANICGVGQSIEPIYRNLYVKSNMSGDFTVVNPHLVADLKAAGLWDEDMIADLKFHDGSLGPISRIPGELKELYATAFEVEPRWLVEAAARRQKWIDQAQSLNLYVAAPSGRKLDELYRLAWRQGLKTTYYLRSTSATHVEKSTLRGTDGKLNAVPTTPVAPAAQACSVEDPDCEACQ; this is translated from the coding sequence GTGACCGAAACGCTCACCGCACCCGCACCGAGCAGCGCACCCGACTGGGATCGGGTTTCGGCTGTGGTCCGGCAGGCGTGTGAGGGTCTGGGGGGAGTGTCGGCCGACGCCGTGCTCGACGAGGTCCGCCGCAACAGCTTCGACGGCATCAGCGCCGACGAGCTCGCGATCGCCCAGATCATGGCCGCCCGCACCATGGTGGAGGCCGAACCCAATTACTCCCAGGTCACCGCCCGGCTGCTGCTGGACCGGCTGCGCCGCGAGGCCCTGACCTACCTGGCCGGGTGGCCCGACGACGCCGACCAGGAGCAGATGCGCGAGCGCTACGCGCCCTACTTCCGCGACTACGTCGCGCGCGGCGTCGAGCTGGGCCAGCTCGACCCCGAGCTGGCGTCCTTCGACCTGGACCGGCTGGGGGCCGCGCTGCTGCCTGAGCGCGACATGTCCTTCGGCTTCCTCGGCCTGCAGACCCTCTACGACCGGTACTTCCTGCACCACGACGGGACCCGCTACGAGCTGCCGCAGGCGTTCTTCATGCGGGTGGCGATGGGTCTGGCGCTGCGGGAGGACGACCGCGAGGCGCGGGCGGTGGAGTTCTACCGGCTGCTGTCGTCGTTCGACTTCATGTGCTCGACTCCGACGCTGTTCAACTCCGGCACCACCCGGCCGCAGCTGTCGTCGTGCTTCCTGACCACCGTGGACGACGACCTGCACGGCATCTTCCACTCCATCAGCAACAACGCGATGCTGTCGAAGTACGCGGGCGGGCTGGGCAACGACTGGACCCCGGTGCGCGGCATCGGCGCGCACATCAGGGGCACCAACGGCCAGTCCCAGGGCGTCGTGCCGTTCCTCAAGATCGCCAATGACACCGCGGTGGCGGTGAACCAGGGCGGCAAGCGCAAGGGCGCGGTCTGCGCATACCTGGAGACCTGGCACATCGATGTCGAGGAGTTCCTCGACCTGCGCAAGAACACCGGCGACGACCGGCGTCGCACGCACGACATGAACACCGCGAACTGGGTGCCGGACGAGTTCATGCGCCGCGTCGAGGCCGATGAGACGTGGACGCTGTTCTCCCCGGACGAGACGCCTGACCTGCACGATCTCTACGGCACGGCGTTCGCCGAGCGCTACCGCGACTACGAGCAGGCCGCCGAGCGGGGCGAGATCAAGGTCTATCGGCAGGTCCGTGCGGTGGAGTTGTGGCGGCGGATGCTGACGATGCTGTTCGAGACCGGGCACCCGTGGATCACGTTCAAGGACCCGTGCAACCTGCGCTCGCCGCAGCAGCACGCGGGTGTTGTCCACTCGTCGAACCTGTGCACCGAGATCACGTTGAACACCAGCCGTGACGAGGTCGCGGTGTGCAACCTCGGGTCGATCAACCTCGCGCGTCACGTCACCGCCGACGGCATCGACCACGAGCGGCTCGAGCGCACGACCCGGACCGCGGTGCGGATGCTGGACAACGTGATCGACATCAACTTCTACACGATCCCCGAGGCGCGGCACTCGAACCTGCGGCACCGGCCGATCGGTCTGGGGTTGATGGGCTTTTCGGATGCGTTGTTCGTGCAGCGGATTCCGGTGTCGTCGCAGGCGGCGGTGGAGTTCGCCGACCGCAGCATGGAGGAGATCTCCTACCACGCGATCTCGGCCTCGGCCGAGTTGGCGGCCGAGCGCGGCAGGTACGAGTCGTTCGAGGGTTCGCTGTGGAGCCAGGGCGTGCTGCCGATCGACTCGCTGGCGCTGCTGGAGCAGGCCCGCGACGGCCAGGTCGAGCTGGATCGGACGACGACCCGGGACTGGAGCGCGTTGCGGGAGCGGGTGCGTGCGGTGGGCATGCGCAACTCCAACGTGATGGCGATCGCGCCGACCGCGACCATCGCCAACATCTGCGGCGTGGGGCAGTCCATCGAGCCGATCTACCGCAACCTGTACGTGAAGTCGAACATGTCCGGCGACTTCACCGTGGTCAACCCGCACCTGGTCGCCGACCTCAAGGCGGCGGGGCTGTGGGACGAGGACATGATCGCCGACCTGAAGTTCCACGACGGCTCGCTCGGCCCGATCAGCCGCATCCCCGGCGAGCTGAAGGAGCTCTACGCCACGGCGTTCGAGGTCGAGCCGCGCTGGCTGGTGGAGGCCGCCGCGCGCAGGCAGAAGTGGATCGACCAGGCGCAGTCGCTGAACCTGTATGTCGCCGCGCCCAGCGGCCGCAAGCTCGACGAGCTGTACCGGCTGGCGTGGCGCCAGGGGCTCAAGACCACCTACTACCTGCGGTCGACCAGCGCGACGCACGTGGAGAAGAGCACCCTGCGCGGCACCGACGGCAAGCTCAACGCCGTGCCCACCACCCCGGTCGCCCCGGCGGCGCAGGCCTGCTCGGTTGAGGACCCCGACTGCGAAGCCTGCCAGTGA
- a CDS encoding glycoside hydrolase family 3 protein has protein sequence MSGAVDRPEPDEPRLRSLLAGLTVEQKARLLTGSGFWTLHAMPEIGLRRMVLSDGPNGVRGTKWDERDTSLLLPVASAVAATWDVDAARQVGELFGDEARRRGVHVVLAPTVNLHRSPFGGRHFENFSEDPLLVGEIGAQVVAGIQSRGVAATPKHFVANDSETGRMTYDAVVEPRVLRQVYLEPFRRIVEQARPWAVMTAYNSVNGYSMTENSELVNGILKGEWGWDGVNVSDWFAARDCERCALGGLDLVMPGPGGPWSGGALATAVREGRVAEELLDDKVLRLLRLAARTGALDGESEVDASGPPDDARPVIRRLATRGFVLLRNANVDDQPVLPLPTPIGKVAVIGENAVLPAVQGGGSSHVSPPHVVTPLDGVRAALPDAEVVFRRGVRHRRLLDPVPHDRVRDPDGEGNGLRLEFVGADGAVLGSELRGTETLLWLGKSEMPSGTAVLRLRGDLRVEPGEHVFGVHGSGKFEVEIAGRVVFDGEVAREIDTDDPLAEMIEPPEQRVDVVLVESDLSEDGTVAVAVDFAPEGDTVIALGIGHGGLAPDATAEFDAAVRAAREADVAIVVVGTDAEIETEGRDRHSLDLPGAQDALVEAVAAANPRTVVVVNAGSPVLMPWVREVPAVLWTWFGSQEYGHALADVLLGVAEPGGRLPTTLPAATADVPVPLPRVQPMDGKLHYSEGTLIGYRAYLARDSRPAFHFGHGLGYTSWEYVDAIVVPGGVRVTVRNCGERAGREVVQVYAASRGRPPWLAGFRVVDVEAGQEAEVDVAVRIPDDSGEHRLLTGRSSGDIRLTIVVNA, from the coding sequence ATGAGCGGTGCCGTTGATCGACCGGAGCCGGACGAGCCGAGGCTGCGTTCCCTGCTCGCCGGGCTCACCGTCGAGCAGAAGGCTCGGCTGCTCACCGGGTCGGGGTTCTGGACCCTGCACGCGATGCCCGAGATCGGGCTGCGCCGGATGGTGCTCTCCGACGGCCCGAACGGCGTGCGCGGGACGAAGTGGGACGAGCGGGACACCTCGCTGCTGCTGCCGGTGGCGTCGGCGGTGGCGGCCACCTGGGACGTCGACGCGGCGCGGCAGGTCGGGGAGCTGTTCGGCGACGAGGCCCGGCGCAGGGGCGTGCACGTGGTCCTCGCGCCGACGGTGAACCTGCACCGGAGTCCCTTCGGTGGCAGGCATTTCGAGAACTTCTCCGAGGACCCCCTGCTGGTGGGCGAGATCGGTGCGCAGGTGGTCGCGGGCATTCAGTCGCGCGGTGTCGCCGCGACGCCCAAGCACTTCGTAGCCAACGACAGCGAGACCGGGCGGATGACCTACGACGCGGTCGTCGAGCCGCGGGTGCTGCGGCAGGTCTACCTGGAGCCGTTCCGGCGCATCGTCGAGCAGGCGCGGCCGTGGGCCGTCATGACCGCCTACAACTCGGTCAACGGGTACTCGATGACCGAGAACTCCGAGCTGGTGAACGGGATTCTCAAGGGCGAGTGGGGGTGGGACGGCGTCAACGTCTCGGATTGGTTCGCCGCCCGCGACTGCGAACGGTGCGCGCTCGGCGGGCTCGATCTCGTCATGCCGGGGCCAGGCGGGCCGTGGAGCGGCGGGGCACTCGCGACTGCGGTTCGCGAGGGGCGGGTCGCGGAGGAGTTGCTGGACGACAAGGTGTTGCGGCTGCTGCGGTTGGCGGCCCGGACCGGTGCATTGGACGGCGAATCCGAAGTGGACGCATCGGGTCCTCCCGACGACGCGCGTCCGGTGATCCGCCGGCTGGCGACGCGGGGATTCGTGTTGCTGCGCAACGCCAACGTCGACGACCAGCCCGTGCTCCCGCTGCCCACGCCGATCGGGAAGGTCGCTGTGATCGGGGAGAACGCCGTGCTGCCCGCGGTTCAGGGCGGTGGCTCTTCGCACGTCAGCCCGCCGCACGTGGTCACCCCGCTCGACGGCGTCCGCGCGGCGTTGCCCGACGCGGAGGTGGTTTTCCGCAGAGGAGTCCGGCATCGCAGGCTCCTCGACCCGGTCCCGCATGACCGCGTGCGCGACCCCGATGGTGAGGGAAACGGCCTGCGACTGGAGTTCGTCGGAGCCGACGGCGCAGTGCTGGGTTCCGAGCTGCGTGGCACGGAAACGTTGCTGTGGCTGGGGAAATCCGAAATGCCGAGCGGTACGGCGGTTTTGAGGTTGCGCGGGGACTTGCGAGTCGAACCCGGGGAGCACGTCTTCGGTGTGCACGGCAGCGGAAAGTTCGAGGTCGAGATCGCCGGGCGCGTCGTCTTCGACGGTGAAGTGGCACGCGAGATCGACACCGACGACCCGCTCGCGGAGATGATCGAACCCCCGGAGCAGCGCGTCGACGTCGTCCTGGTCGAGTCCGACCTGAGCGAGGACGGAACCGTTGCGGTGGCAGTGGATTTCGCTCCGGAGGGTGACACCGTCATCGCGCTCGGGATCGGGCACGGCGGGCTCGCGCCCGACGCCACGGCGGAGTTCGACGCGGCGGTGCGGGCCGCGCGCGAGGCGGACGTCGCGATTGTCGTGGTCGGGACCGATGCCGAGATCGAGACCGAAGGGCGTGACCGGCACAGCCTCGATCTGCCCGGCGCGCAGGACGCACTCGTCGAGGCGGTCGCGGCGGCCAACCCCCGCACGGTCGTCGTGGTCAACGCGGGCTCTCCGGTGCTGATGCCGTGGGTCCGCGAGGTGCCCGCGGTGCTGTGGACCTGGTTCGGCAGCCAGGAGTACGGGCACGCGCTCGCCGACGTCCTCCTCGGCGTCGCCGAGCCGGGCGGCAGGCTGCCGACCACCCTGCCCGCCGCAACGGCCGACGTGCCGGTGCCGCTGCCGCGCGTGCAGCCCATGGACGGCAAGCTGCACTACAGCGAGGGAACGCTGATCGGCTACCGCGCGTACCTGGCGCGTGACAGCCGCCCGGCGTTCCACTTCGGACACGGACTCGGCTACACGAGCTGGGAATACGTCGACGCCATCGTGGTACCGGGCGGGGTGCGGGTGACGGTCCGCAACTGCGGTGAGCGGGCCGGACGCGAGGTGGTGCAGGTGTACGCCGCCTCGCGCGGCCGTCCGCCGTGGCTGGCCGGGTTCCGCGTGGTGGACGTCGAAGCCGGCCAGGAGGCCGAAGTGGACGTTGCCGTCCGGATTCCAGACGACAGCGGCGAACACCGGTTGCTGACCGGCCGTTCATCCGGAGATATCAGGCTCACGATCGTCGTGAACGCCTAG